One Turneriella parva DSM 21527 genomic region harbors:
- a CDS encoding motility associated factor glycosyltransferase family protein: MADLEALLTSHLEHFKTHHELVGTLDPASIFQSLSSPERDALAEGVVSRRWQLSGKLLHSERDAGREAARAAAAFGSARAIVCVSVGAGYLLAHLPAALRSVLIIEPNPFCVAALLLAGEFKKCHARITLVADTLAAADALETILPWLQGKNLKQTIVYVHPAARAAEPSLYTRAYERVVQLFEKRSVNQATIVKFQRLWNKNIFLNQRVMHSAGTLNDLLQTGAPEAIVLAGAGPSLASSFDDLRQHRSRFLLMAADTAVVPLAKAGLYPDLAFAADPQWVNHHFAETADAARPAWVMDPVVCPQIPRALVDRGAKLFFWNNVFLSDRLLRSVDRGDVAHGGSVSTNAFDIALRWLGTRSDASAPARLILVGQDLSFPNRQAHCKGAVLEAQVYARSHRLNAMEQHNLRQMRALPVLWVKGIRQAKVATNAKLKIFLEWFAARAAEKNEPVRLINATHDGAEIAGFEHVDLPTALTGVEPRENPVGKIAPRGPGQVRDISRLIVDFTMIMRLMRENENLSRVLMPDQKTVQKLNANDAAFKNLRQAKDIAALAQQALILKITEQGEEVNAPEFYRAMAQAAREARHWARKVFGA; encoded by the coding sequence ATGGCCGATCTCGAAGCGCTTCTTACGTCTCATCTTGAGCATTTCAAAACACACCACGAGCTGGTCGGCACGTTAGACCCGGCATCCATTTTTCAGAGCCTGAGTTCGCCCGAGCGTGATGCTCTTGCCGAAGGTGTGGTGAGTCGCCGCTGGCAACTCAGCGGCAAGCTCTTGCATTCAGAACGCGATGCAGGCCGCGAGGCTGCGCGCGCGGCCGCAGCCTTCGGTTCGGCCCGGGCGATTGTCTGCGTTTCAGTGGGTGCAGGCTATTTGTTGGCGCACCTGCCTGCAGCATTGCGCTCTGTCTTGATAATTGAGCCGAACCCTTTTTGCGTGGCCGCACTCTTGCTCGCGGGCGAATTCAAGAAATGCCACGCGCGCATCACCCTCGTTGCAGATACGCTTGCGGCAGCCGACGCGCTTGAGACGATTCTGCCGTGGCTTCAGGGCAAGAACCTCAAGCAGACGATTGTTTACGTGCACCCGGCGGCACGGGCCGCAGAGCCATCGCTCTACACGCGTGCCTATGAGCGTGTGGTTCAGTTATTCGAGAAGCGCAGCGTCAACCAGGCGACAATTGTCAAATTTCAGCGGCTGTGGAACAAGAACATATTTCTAAACCAGCGTGTGATGCACAGTGCAGGCACGCTGAATGATTTGCTGCAGACCGGTGCACCCGAGGCAATCGTGCTCGCGGGTGCGGGGCCCTCACTCGCGAGTTCATTCGACGACCTGAGGCAGCACCGCAGCCGCTTCTTGCTCATGGCCGCAGACACCGCAGTCGTGCCGCTCGCGAAGGCAGGTCTCTATCCCGATTTGGCATTTGCCGCCGACCCGCAATGGGTTAACCACCATTTCGCCGAAACCGCAGATGCAGCGCGCCCTGCGTGGGTGATGGACCCGGTTGTCTGCCCGCAGATACCGCGCGCTCTCGTCGATCGCGGCGCAAAACTTTTTTTCTGGAACAATGTCTTCTTAAGCGATCGCCTGCTGCGCAGTGTCGATCGCGGTGACGTGGCCCATGGCGGTTCGGTATCGACAAATGCGTTTGATATTGCCTTGCGCTGGCTGGGTACCCGTAGTGACGCATCTGCGCCCGCGAGACTCATTCTCGTCGGTCAAGACCTGTCTTTCCCGAACCGGCAGGCACACTGCAAGGGAGCAGTACTGGAGGCGCAGGTCTATGCGCGCTCGCACCGCCTGAACGCCATGGAGCAGCACAACCTGCGGCAGATGCGCGCTTTGCCGGTGCTCTGGGTGAAGGGCATCAGGCAGGCAAAGGTTGCGACGAATGCCAAACTCAAGATCTTTCTCGAATGGTTTGCGGCGCGTGCCGCCGAAAAGAACGAACCGGTGCGGCTGATTAACGCAACGCATGACGGTGCAGAAATCGCGGGTTTTGAACATGTCGATTTGCCGACTGCACTTACTGGCGTCGAGCCCCGTGAAAACCCGGTGGGCAAAATTGCGCCACGCGGGCCGGGGCAGGTTCGTGATATATCCCGACTGATTGTAGATTTTACCATGATCATGCGCCTTATGCGCGAAAATGAAAACCTGAGCCGCGTGCTTATGCCCGATCAGAAAACCGTGCAGAAGCTGAACGCCAACGACGCTGCGTTCAAAAACCTGAGGCAGGCAAAGGACATTGCGGCACTCGCACAGCAGGCGCTGATTCTCAAGATCACCGAACAGGGCGAAGAGGTGAACGCACCCGAGTTCTACCGCGCTATGGCGCAGGCCGCGCGCGAGGCGAGGCATTGGGCACGAAAGGTTTTCGGCGCCTGA
- a CDS encoding PEGA domain-containing protein, which translates to MFRLTAFAAFMAALGVSPLAAQKQQKTVAVVNFVNSAGQPGLNYLKTALPESISGSLSASREVRVVERSGLTNILKEIELEQSGVVNTGEVARAGKLARADVLLMGSFSGNPERITVTLKAVDVATGVVLEGRSVSAPLSDILEQCGQTSLAMAAAIAGGKTGLLTVTSAPDGAEVLVDGIVAGKTPLVEYKVTAGQHTLFVRKSGYQEAEKNVTIRAGATERISETLAPARESVQMFMGFGYQRVFPSAAALQAGNLFSGQLGVNFGRWTADIAFAFNNSWNHTYTYATPFGTLSQKREYTLSSFLLGIAVEPFSLGQYVSPYVGVFGGYTIVNDYRFKGSDDERERVASYDLLQLGVKAGIEIMPKLSVSLFLEGRYNAFTSAIQRSTFVSQGILGEPTSTTSDLNLTNFSIGGGARLNF; encoded by the coding sequence ATGTTTCGCTTAACCGCCTTTGCTGCCTTCATGGCAGCGTTGGGTGTCTCGCCGCTAGCGGCGCAGAAACAACAAAAGACAGTGGCCGTTGTTAACTTCGTCAACAGCGCCGGCCAGCCAGGTCTCAACTATCTGAAGACTGCGTTACCCGAATCGATCAGTGGTTCGCTGAGCGCGTCGCGCGAAGTGCGCGTCGTCGAGCGCAGCGGACTTACAAACATACTCAAAGAAATAGAACTCGAGCAGAGTGGGGTCGTGAACACGGGCGAGGTGGCGCGCGCGGGAAAACTTGCCCGCGCCGACGTGCTGCTCATGGGCAGCTTCTCAGGAAACCCTGAAAGAATTACCGTCACGCTCAAGGCCGTCGATGTCGCAACGGGAGTAGTGCTTGAAGGGCGCAGCGTGTCTGCGCCGCTATCAGACATTCTTGAACAGTGCGGGCAGACTTCGCTTGCAATGGCGGCCGCGATTGCCGGCGGCAAGACAGGCCTTCTCACCGTCACGAGTGCCCCCGATGGAGCCGAGGTGCTTGTCGATGGCATCGTCGCCGGCAAGACCCCACTCGTTGAATACAAGGTCACAGCCGGCCAGCACACGCTGTTTGTGCGCAAGTCGGGTTATCAAGAGGCAGAGAAGAATGTTACCATACGCGCAGGTGCTACCGAACGCATCAGCGAAACGCTCGCACCCGCGCGCGAGAGCGTGCAGATGTTCATGGGCTTCGGCTACCAGCGTGTTTTTCCGTCAGCTGCTGCGCTGCAGGCAGGCAATTTGTTCTCAGGCCAGCTCGGCGTCAATTTTGGCCGCTGGACTGCCGACATCGCCTTTGCGTTCAACAACAGCTGGAACCACACCTATACCTATGCGACGCCGTTCGGCACGCTTTCGCAAAAACGAGAATACACGCTCAGTTCTTTTTTATTGGGCATCGCCGTTGAACCCTTTTCGCTTGGGCAATACGTGTCGCCTTACGTGGGCGTCTTCGGCGGCTATACGATTGTGAACGATTATCGTTTCAAAGGCAGCGATGATGAACGCGAGCGCGTTGCCTCTTATGATCTATTGCAATTGGGCGTCAAAGCGGGCATTGAGATCATGCCGAAGTTGAGCGTGAGCCTGTTTCTCGAAGGTCGGTATAACGCGTTTACCAGCGCGATTCAGCGCTCAACTTTCGTGAGCCAGGGCATTCTTGGCGAACCGACGTCGACGACGAGCGATCTGAATCTCACGAATTTCTCGATCGGCGGCGGCGCGCGTCTGAATTTCTGA
- the mqo gene encoding malate dehydrogenase (quinone) yields MKKNQQTPPDAIMIGAGIMSATVAMMLKELEPETTITVYERLGEAARESTDAWNNAGTGHSAFCELNYTPQKGRGKVDISKATRIAAEFEVSRQFWAHLVEKGYVKNPERFIRQVPHLSFVTGKDNIAFLKRRFIALKDSPLFKGMKLTTKPRDLAAWAPIIMQGRAPKAEIAATRMECGTDLNYGELTRAMFAWLEKQPGVNILYNHEVRDIDRDENGQWNLTVVDTKKKKKFHIDSNFIFIGAGGGALPLLEKSDIAEAKGYGGFPVSGQWLRCKNRDVIERHHAKVYGKAAVGTPPMSVPHLDTRFIDGKKELLFGPYAGFSTKFLKKGSYLDLMKSLEFTNIIPMISAGLHNLSLTKYLIEQATQSHEERMQALREFMPEAKSEDWELLTAGQRVQVIRADEEEGGVLEFGTEIIAAADGSLVALLGASTSAAVGLDILQKCFESKMETPAWQKRLKKMIPASEAALQKSAALVQRTRKRTAKILKLK; encoded by the coding sequence ATGAAAAAGAACCAACAGACACCACCCGACGCGATCATGATCGGGGCGGGTATCATGAGCGCGACAGTCGCGATGATGCTCAAAGAGCTCGAACCCGAAACCACGATCACCGTCTATGAGCGCCTGGGCGAGGCGGCGCGCGAAAGCACCGACGCCTGGAACAATGCCGGCACCGGACACTCGGCGTTCTGCGAGCTCAACTACACCCCGCAAAAAGGGCGCGGCAAGGTCGATATTTCGAAGGCCACACGCATCGCCGCTGAATTCGAAGTCTCTCGCCAGTTCTGGGCGCACCTGGTCGAAAAGGGTTATGTCAAGAACCCCGAGCGTTTCATTCGCCAGGTACCCCATCTCAGCTTTGTCACGGGCAAAGATAATATCGCGTTCTTGAAAAGGCGCTTTATCGCTCTCAAAGATTCGCCGCTTTTTAAAGGCATGAAGCTCACGACGAAACCGCGTGATCTCGCTGCCTGGGCGCCGATCATAATGCAGGGGCGCGCCCCGAAAGCCGAAATCGCGGCGACGCGCATGGAATGCGGTACCGACCTCAATTACGGTGAACTCACCCGCGCGATGTTCGCGTGGCTCGAAAAGCAGCCCGGCGTCAATATTCTCTACAACCACGAAGTGCGCGACATTGACCGCGACGAAAACGGCCAGTGGAACCTCACAGTCGTCGACACGAAAAAAAAGAAAAAGTTTCATATCGATTCAAACTTCATTTTTATTGGCGCGGGCGGCGGCGCTCTGCCTCTGCTCGAGAAGTCAGACATCGCAGAAGCCAAAGGTTATGGCGGTTTTCCGGTGAGCGGCCAGTGGCTGCGCTGCAAAAACCGAGATGTGATCGAACGCCACCACGCAAAGGTCTATGGCAAAGCAGCCGTCGGCACGCCGCCGATGTCCGTGCCACATCTCGACACGCGCTTCATCGACGGCAAAAAAGAACTGCTGTTCGGCCCTTATGCGGGTTTTTCGACCAAGTTCTTGAAGAAGGGTTCATACCTCGACCTCATGAAGTCACTCGAGTTCACGAACATTATTCCGATGATTTCGGCGGGACTGCATAACCTCTCGCTCACCAAATACCTGATCGAGCAGGCGACGCAGTCTCATGAAGAGCGCATGCAGGCGCTCAGGGAGTTTATGCCCGAAGCGAAGTCAGAAGACTGGGAACTTCTCACCGCAGGCCAGCGGGTGCAGGTCATTCGCGCCGACGAAGAAGAAGGCGGAGTTCTCGAGTTCGGCACTGAAATTATCGCCGCGGCCGATGGCTCGCTGGTGGCGCTGCTCGGCGCCTCGACATCTGCCGCAGTGGGTCTCGATATTCTGCAAAAGTGCTTCGAGAGCAAAATGGAAACGCCCGCGTGGCAGAAGCGGCTCAAGAAGATGATACCTGCCAGTGAAGCCGCGCTGCAAAAGAGCGCCGCGCTGGTTCAGCGCACCCGCAAGCGCACCGCGAAGATTCTTAAATTGAAATAG
- a CDS encoding ATP-binding protein: protein MQRISELWEAYLNSGSRHFSTPTELKHNRVLNLLFSLTFLANGYLIVAELVILAVLLQRDFDRYIAYFWPFALLNVAFPVLIGCIIYLKNHYGTFKVTYLSTLTYSAYCFVLSLFLGERIGIHLILLIVMPIVFIMYDFGRWKEIAIHSIIMGSGLAAALASYRLTQPLYPLPDDITMIAGHLCWVAALGLLFVYSTYNWRQVHLTEKQLATEKAHSENLLRETIPRLEIAEAKYRHLVDDSSDMIFQMNESGEILSMNKTAHAMLGFSPEEMVGKRLYDFVPDGLEGDIELNRNIVREHVRLFLEEKTLVNFRTTLRKKHMYEPVDLNVTLQKNLIHWQVEILGKASRIQEDISQRFLEKEKGQYRITNNVTHAEILSQKICERLNRYFSYPVVNTIRICFREILINAIEHGNLGITFDEKTRAIENGDYMDFLISRQKDPKFARRGVLVDYLINGKVLMFRITDEGEGFDHGGFITRAENDEYMAMLEHGRGIIMTRNVFDSVVFNEKGNQVILTKRIPQ from the coding sequence ATGCAGCGTATTTCTGAACTGTGGGAGGCATACCTGAACTCGGGCAGCCGGCATTTTTCGACGCCGACCGAGCTCAAGCACAACCGCGTGCTAAACCTGTTGTTCTCGCTCACGTTTCTGGCCAACGGTTATCTCATCGTCGCCGAACTCGTGATTCTCGCCGTGCTGCTGCAGCGTGACTTCGATCGCTACATCGCCTATTTCTGGCCGTTCGCACTTTTGAATGTGGCCTTTCCCGTTTTGATCGGCTGCATCATTTACCTGAAGAACCACTACGGCACTTTCAAGGTCACTTATCTCAGCACTCTCACCTATTCTGCATATTGTTTTGTGCTGAGCCTGTTTCTCGGCGAACGCATCGGTATTCACCTGATTCTGCTGATCGTCATGCCGATCGTCTTCATCATGTACGATTTTGGCCGCTGGAAAGAGATCGCGATCCACTCCATCATCATGGGCTCAGGGCTCGCGGCGGCGCTCGCGAGCTACCGCCTGACGCAGCCGCTTTACCCGCTGCCAGACGACATCACCATGATTGCGGGCCACCTCTGCTGGGTTGCCGCGCTCGGGCTCTTGTTCGTCTATTCGACCTATAACTGGCGCCAGGTGCACCTCACAGAAAAGCAGCTCGCGACCGAAAAAGCACACAGCGAAAATCTGCTGCGCGAAACGATTCCCAGGCTCGAAATTGCCGAGGCCAAATACCGCCATCTGGTCGACGATTCGAGCGACATGATTTTCCAGATGAACGAATCGGGTGAAATTCTGAGCATGAACAAAACCGCACACGCGATGCTCGGTTTTTCTCCCGAAGAAATGGTCGGCAAACGGCTCTACGATTTTGTGCCCGACGGTTTAGAGGGGGATATAGAGCTCAACCGCAATATCGTTCGTGAACACGTTCGGCTCTTTCTTGAAGAGAAGACTCTCGTAAACTTTCGCACGACACTCAGAAAGAAGCACATGTACGAGCCTGTCGACCTCAATGTCACGCTGCAGAAGAACCTGATTCACTGGCAGGTCGAAATTCTGGGCAAGGCCTCACGCATTCAAGAAGACATCTCGCAGCGTTTTCTCGAAAAAGAAAAAGGCCAATACCGCATCACGAATAACGTGACCCATGCCGAAATTCTGAGCCAGAAGATCTGCGAAAGACTAAACCGCTATTTTTCGTATCCGGTCGTCAATACGATTCGCATTTGCTTTCGTGAGATACTCATTAATGCGATCGAACACGGCAATCTGGGCATCACCTTCGATGAAAAAACCCGGGCGATCGAGAACGGCGATTATATGGATTTTCTGATTTCAAGGCAAAAAGACCCGAAATTCGCGCGCCGTGGCGTACTCGTCGACTACCTTATCAACGGCAAAGTGCTCATGTTTCGCATCACCGACGAGGGCGAAGGCTTTGACCACGGCGGATTCATCACCCGCGCCGAAAACGACGAATATATGGCAATGCTCGAGCACGGCCGGGGCATTATCATGACACGCAATGTTTTTGACTCAGTCGTCTTCAACGAAAAAGGTAACCAGGTCATCTTGACCAAACGAATTCCCCAATGA
- a CDS encoding sodium:calcium symporter produces the protein MSGGNAWGSRLGIILAVTGSAVGLGNFLRFPGLAAKYGGGTFMIPYFTAFILLGLPIAYIEWSIARYGGSRGYHSAPGIFSVLWPRRISPYLGVIGLIVPVGIYMYYVVIESWCLYYAWGYLSGALNLGTDVAGYRNFFDAFTGSTGNGTLFAGVSPMLISLAVCYIFNFFFVYRGIAGIERISRYGMPILLLTGLIVLVRVMTLGTPNPELPERNVLNGLGHLWNPPQNVGLGESLLNARLWMDAAGQIFFSLSVGFGVIINYASYLSKKDDIMLSATTAAAGNEFAEVALGGLITVPAAFVFLGLQGVGSTFGLGFVSLPAVFAHMPLGQLFGFLWFFLLFIAAITSSVSMLQPGIAFLEEGLHLDRKKSSAGLLLLTSLGTLFVVYYSGNLEALDTMDFWAGTFFIFVLALFQVIVAGWLFGVDNVLKEAAEGSRMRIPRILPFIIKYVCPAFLALIFIMWCYQNLPVQVKKIQENTVTQITVLFLLGSIMLFLLLTHLAVKKWQTDKARGLR, from the coding sequence ATGTCTGGTGGCAACGCATGGGGTAGTCGACTCGGCATAATTCTTGCAGTGACGGGCTCTGCCGTAGGGCTCGGCAATTTTCTGCGCTTTCCCGGGCTCGCCGCAAAATATGGCGGCGGCACGTTCATGATTCCTTATTTCACGGCGTTTATTCTGCTCGGTCTGCCGATAGCGTACATCGAATGGTCGATTGCCCGCTATGGCGGCTCACGCGGCTACCACAGCGCACCCGGTATCTTCAGCGTGCTCTGGCCACGCCGCATCTCGCCTTATCTGGGTGTGATTGGCCTCATCGTGCCGGTCGGTATCTACATGTACTACGTCGTGATCGAATCGTGGTGCCTCTATTACGCATGGGGATATCTGAGCGGCGCGCTGAATTTAGGTACAGACGTCGCCGGCTACCGCAACTTTTTTGATGCCTTTACCGGCAGCACGGGCAACGGCACCCTTTTCGCGGGCGTCTCGCCGATGCTGATTTCGCTTGCGGTTTGTTACATTTTTAATTTCTTTTTCGTTTACCGGGGTATTGCGGGTATCGAGCGCATCAGCCGTTATGGCATGCCGATTCTGCTCTTGACCGGGCTCATCGTGCTGGTGCGTGTGATGACACTCGGTACTCCCAACCCCGAATTGCCTGAGCGCAATGTCTTGAACGGCCTCGGGCATCTGTGGAACCCGCCGCAGAATGTCGGACTCGGCGAATCGTTGCTGAACGCCCGCTTGTGGATGGATGCCGCGGGGCAGATATTTTTCTCGCTCTCGGTCGGCTTCGGCGTCATCATCAATTATGCAAGCTATCTGAGCAAAAAAGACGACATCATGCTTTCGGCGACAACCGCAGCCGCGGGCAATGAATTCGCCGAGGTAGCGTTGGGGGGGCTCATCACTGTGCCTGCAGCCTTTGTTTTTTTAGGATTACAAGGTGTGGGCAGTACCTTTGGCCTGGGCTTTGTCTCTTTGCCAGCCGTTTTCGCGCATATGCCGCTCGGTCAGCTATTTGGCTTCTTATGGTTCTTTTTGCTCTTTATTGCGGCGATCACGAGTTCGGTGTCGATGCTGCAGCCGGGTATCGCATTTCTCGAAGAAGGCCTGCACCTCGACCGCAAAAAAAGTTCTGCCGGGCTTCTTTTGCTCACATCTCTCGGCACACTCTTTGTTGTGTATTACTCGGGCAACCTCGAGGCACTCGACACGATGGATTTCTGGGCAGGCACATTCTTTATTTTTGTGCTCGCGCTGTTTCAGGTAATCGTCGCGGGCTGGCTATTCGGCGTCGACAACGTGCTCAAAGAAGCCGCCGAAGGTTCACGCATGCGCATTCCGCGCATTTTGCCATTCATTATTAAGTATGTGTGTCCGGCATTTCTTGCGCTGATCTTTATCATGTGGTGCTACCAGAATCTGCCCGTGCAGGTGAAAAAAATTCAGGAAAACACCGTGACGCAGATCACCGTATTGTTTCTGCTGGGGTCGATTATGCTCTTTCTTTTGCTGACGCACCTCGCCGTTAAGAAATGGCAGACCGACAAGGCAAGGGGGCTAAGGTGA
- a CDS encoding alkaline phosphatase family protein has protein sequence MKFLFVGLLVATMALAAKPAAKPRRLIVWSIDGFAAGYLSHPEFLRLPVWQRLMKRAQVFDSVETTYPAVTYPAHTTMVTGVPPAVHGLRSNHPVDPFNLSKGAWTWYLQDVAAKTIWDIARTQNRRVANLMWPVTMTETARIRYHLPQFDRAKGPEEVKLMRVLSTPGLHREIEKHTGIALTEYSSDVDRFKAAQYIWQTKKPDIMYFYEPGLDSLEHAQGAYTPAAFAHLAALGGQIEAMLKLNAKRRDTSILIVSDHGFMTFKGKCYPNVILQKLGFVDPAKKIWDYWFDTAGGVARLVDNNSKFEFDHKAAKKEIEAACPTIVYVDKTHEDFKLLRSQYSANAAAFLVSRERVILNASLAGTAFDPEATGHTHGFLPEREDMKTVALLFGPVRRPGIKIRHVADVFKATCQLAALKCPVQKSAATAKKAP, from the coding sequence ATGAAGTTTCTCTTTGTCGGCCTGCTCGTTGCAACCATGGCGCTGGCCGCAAAGCCGGCTGCTAAGCCGCGGCGCCTTATCGTTTGGTCGATCGACGGCTTTGCCGCGGGATATCTCAGCCACCCGGAATTTCTGCGCCTGCCCGTGTGGCAGCGACTCATGAAACGCGCACAGGTTTTCGATAGCGTCGAAACCACTTACCCGGCGGTGACTTATCCGGCGCACACGACAATGGTGACCGGCGTGCCGCCTGCCGTGCACGGCCTGCGCTCGAATCACCCTGTTGACCCGTTTAACCTCTCCAAGGGCGCGTGGACATGGTACCTGCAAGATGTGGCCGCCAAAACCATTTGGGATATCGCGCGAACGCAAAACCGTCGCGTCGCGAATCTGATGTGGCCGGTGACGATGACCGAAACGGCGCGCATTCGTTATCATCTGCCGCAATTCGACAGGGCTAAGGGCCCCGAAGAAGTCAAGCTGATGCGTGTGCTCAGCACGCCGGGCCTGCACCGTGAAATCGAAAAGCACACCGGTATCGCGCTCACCGAATATTCGTCAGACGTTGACCGGTTCAAAGCTGCGCAATATATCTGGCAGACCAAAAAGCCCGACATCATGTACTTTTATGAGCCTGGACTCGATTCGCTGGAGCATGCGCAAGGCGCTTACACTCCGGCGGCGTTTGCACATCTTGCAGCATTGGGCGGCCAGATCGAGGCAATGCTGAAGCTGAACGCGAAGCGTCGTGACACCTCGATTCTGATCGTATCAGACCATGGCTTCATGACGTTTAAGGGCAAGTGTTATCCGAACGTGATTTTACAGAAATTGGGTTTTGTCGACCCTGCAAAAAAGATCTGGGATTACTGGTTCGATACGGCGGGCGGTGTCGCGCGCCTTGTCGACAACAACTCAAAATTCGAATTCGACCACAAAGCTGCAAAGAAAGAGATTGAAGCGGCCTGCCCGACGATCGTGTATGTCGACAAAACCCATGAGGATTTCAAACTCTTACGAAGCCAGTACTCTGCGAATGCGGCGGCTTTTCTCGTTTCACGCGAGCGCGTCATTCTGAACGCTTCGCTTGCAGGCACCGCGTTCGATCCCGAGGCAACGGGCCATACGCATGGCTTTTTGCCCGAGCGTGAAGACATGAAAACCGTGGCATTGCTTTTTGGGCCCGTCAGGCGGCCGGGAATCAAAATTCGCCATGTCGCCGACGTCTTCAAGGCAACCTGCCAGTTGGCAGCGCTCAAGTGTCCCGTTCAGAAATCAGCTGCAACGGCAAAAAAAGCGCCGTAG
- the xerD gene encoding site-specific tyrosine recombinase XerD, with protein MAAKRNFVNNFREYLSIERGLSENSIFSYVSDVQKLEKYLTKEKKQLQSSSEKDITNFLREESRKKLSSRTRARVVASLRQFYGYLENRKLIETNPMQAIEAPKIEKALPDFLTQDEIRKLFQVFKEENLLELRDKTMFEFLYSAGLRISEACSLLMPDIDRQNQVLTIKGKGGRERLVPYGEVASKLLTDYLDRARTEILNQYESEFVFVSKKGGALSRKSAWRLLKRYMKRAGIGRNITPHTLRHSFATHLLQNKADLRSVQELLGHMDIATTQIYTHLANNELKKTHQEFHTRA; from the coding sequence ATGGCCGCTAAACGTAACTTTGTCAATAACTTCCGCGAATACCTCAGCATAGAACGCGGTCTTTCGGAGAACTCAATTTTCTCCTACGTCTCTGACGTGCAGAAGCTTGAAAAGTACCTGACCAAAGAAAAGAAGCAGCTGCAGTCAAGTTCTGAAAAAGATATCACCAATTTTCTGCGCGAAGAGTCGCGCAAAAAATTATCGAGCCGTACGCGTGCGCGGGTGGTCGCCTCGCTGCGCCAGTTCTATGGTTACCTTGAAAACCGCAAACTGATCGAAACCAACCCCATGCAGGCAATCGAAGCCCCGAAGATCGAAAAGGCGCTGCCTGATTTTCTGACACAAGACGAGATTCGTAAGCTCTTTCAGGTGTTCAAAGAAGAGAATCTGCTCGAGCTGCGCGACAAAACAATGTTTGAATTTCTCTATTCAGCCGGCCTCAGAATTTCAGAAGCCTGCTCGCTGCTGATGCCCGACATCGATCGCCAGAATCAGGTGCTGACGATCAAAGGCAAAGGTGGCCGCGAGCGCCTGGTGCCTTACGGTGAAGTGGCGTCAAAGCTGCTGACAGACTATCTTGACCGGGCACGCACTGAAATACTCAACCAGTATGAATCAGAGTTTGTATTTGTCTCGAAAAAAGGCGGAGCGCTGTCGCGAAAAAGCGCCTGGCGGTTGCTCAAGAGATACATGAAGCGTGCTGGTATCGGCCGCAACATCACTCCTCACACTCTGCGGCACTCATTCGCAACACACCTGTTGCAGAACAAAGCTGACCTGCGCTCGGTACAAGAGCTTCTCGGTCATATGGATATCGCAACCACACAAATCTACACGCATCTCGCGAACAACGAACTCAAGAAAACCCATCAGGAATTTCACACCCGCGCTTAG